GGGGAGCTGCTCTTCAATCCTTAACCGAGCGACTTGCCGTAACCATGCCGACCGGGGCGCCTTTTACCGTGCGGGTGCACCGATCTCCGGTCGTTAACGCTTTTGCGCTACCTGGCGGCTATATCGTTGTGTTTCAAGGCCTCATCTCCGCAGCTCAATCACCAGAGGAGGTTGCAGGAGTGCTTGCCCATGAAATGGCGCACCAAGTCCAGCGTCACCCACTCCGCGGGTTAGTCCATGCGATGGGACTACGAATGGTGAGCGGAACGGTGCTCGGCGGGTTTTCGGCTGCTGCAGCCTCAGGAGCTCACCTGGGAGAAGTCGTGTTTACGTTGTCGTACAGTCGAGAAACTGAGACCGAGGCTGACCGGGTAGGGGTTGAGATGTTGAACAAAGCCGACATTCGTGGCGAGGGACTGATTGATTTTTTCACTCGCTATCAAGCGACTGACGAGGTGAAGTCCGCTCATCACGGCGTCAAGGAATCGGTCGAAGATCAACTGATGTCGTTCCTTTCAACTCACCCTCCAGGGAAAGAGCGCATCGCTGCGATCCGCGCCCTGGTGCGTGGCAAAGGGGATGCCCTCACTGCGAAACAGTGGAAAGCCTTGCGCACCATCTGTGACGAAAACACCCCCTAGATCAGATCTGAGAACACTCGTACACTTTGCGCTGAGGACTCCGATCCCTGTCATTCTGAGTCCTCCACAGCGCGCGGCGCGGAGCGTGGAGGCAGAAACGAGACAGTGCTATGCTTGGCGGCACGGCCCCGACAAGCTAAGACCGGCGTTGCCAATGGTGCTGCAGGAGCCCATTTCTGAGT
This genomic window from Deltaproteobacteria bacterium contains:
- a CDS encoding M48 family metallopeptidase; the encoded protein is MTINDQRFLMLLHRAMPNACEERRPPRSSTTRLVSWGIAVAATVCALFWGIPRLADPLARLTPVQWEAAFGQHVNEAFVQKTPMCRGEAGGAALQSLTERLAVTMPTGAPFTVRVHRSPVVNAFALPGGYIVVFQGLISAAQSPEEVAGVLAHEMAHQVQRHPLRGLVHAMGLRMVSGTVLGGFSAAAASGAHLGEVVFTLSYSRETETEADRVGVEMLNKADIRGEGLIDFFTRYQATDEVKSAHHGVKESVEDQLMSFLSTHPPGKERIAAIRALVRGKGDALTAKQWKALRTICDENTP